One stretch of Prunus persica cultivar Lovell chromosome G1, Prunus_persica_NCBIv2, whole genome shotgun sequence DNA includes these proteins:
- the LOC18790666 gene encoding uncharacterized protein LOC18790666, with amino-acid sequence MADPREEKEKQFLTEVAELDEALRVLDSSLSQIKWRLKYARRRLETDILALCTGMRPVIMIDYGGKMPELQERFCTLLKLCQKDLPIFEHLRVMVIEEMIYLVHTRALADHVRSSLNSERQLLFVDLEQDPPKMITEAEKSPLVMQLITIQKLFSLSFPLGERKDDESSSHSIDNMVDAKPPRNELIPSQSSNFIDLSSCMQNTQVTLPTLNGWLLGYPVVYMFIKEHGVKAVHNISSKYLHIYKISVCRNGTPNKESELEELLSFSVPYDLSMGGSKEKWAESFLAHMQGKWEICKPAWRSLQMEEVLKDNTMWMVDTSEKTNVQNK; translated from the exons ATGGCGGATCCtcgagaagaaaaagagaagcaattCTTAACTGAAGTCGCCGAGTTAGATGAAGCACTGAGAGTGTTGGATTCTTCTCTGTCTCAAATCAAATGGCGACTCAAATATGCAAGACGTCGACTTGAGACag ATATTCTAGCTTTGTGTACAGGAATGAGGCCAGTGATAATGATAGACTATGGTGGAAAGATGCCTGAACTGCAAGAGAGATTTTGCactcttttaaaactttgtcaAAAG GATTTGCCCATTTTTGAGCATCTGAGAGTAATGGTTATAGAAGAAATGATATATTTAGTTCACACTAGAGCGCTTGCTGATCATGTTAGGTCAAGCTTGAACTCAGAACGGCAGCTGCTCTTTGTGGACCTTGAACAGGATCCTCCGAAG ATGATAACAGAAGCAGAAAAAAGCCCACTGGTGATGCAGCTTATAACAATTCAGAAGTTGTTCTCTTTGTCATTTCCTCTTGGTGAAAGGAAAGATGATGAATCATCATCTCACAGTATAGATAACATGGTTGATGCTAAACCGCCCAGAAATGAACTTATCCCTTCTCAGTCATCTAACTTTATTGATCTTAGTAGCTGCATGCAAAACACTCAGGTCACTCTGCCAACATTAAATGG GTGGCTTCTTGGTTATCCAGTTGTGTACATGTTCATCAAGGAGCACGGCGTTAAGGCTGTTCATAATATTTCTAGCAAGTATCTTCACATCTATAAAATATCAGTATGCAG GAACGGAACCCCCAATAAAGAATCTGAACTAGAAGAACTCTTGAG TTTCTCGGTCCCCTACGATCTAAGCATGGGAGGGAGCAAGGAAAAATGGGCAGAGTCATTTTTGGCTCATATGCAGGGGAAGTGGGAAATATGCAAGCCTGCTTGGAGGTCTTTGCAGATGGAG GAAGTATTGAAGGACAATACAATGTGGATGGTGGACACTTCCGAAAAAACAAATGTCCaaaataagtaa